One region of Rhodocaloribacter litoris genomic DNA includes:
- a CDS encoding NUDIX hydrolase, whose amino-acid sequence MPEIVSRVVDVYPYRLGKNPEPVFLVLRRSAGRIYGGQWRMVGGKIAPGETAWQAAVRELLEETGQWPRRLWCLPSMNAFYEWRHDRVNLIPAFAAEIAADPVLDGEHAAFRWLPAVKAASLLAWPEQRRLLLLAGRLLREGVAPELEIPDEALRTVGTSGRRVP is encoded by the coding sequence ATGCCAGAAATCGTTTCGCGCGTCGTGGATGTGTACCCGTACCGGCTCGGAAAGAACCCGGAACCGGTGTTTCTCGTCCTCCGGCGATCCGCCGGGCGGATCTATGGCGGGCAGTGGCGGATGGTGGGGGGAAAGATCGCGCCGGGTGAGACGGCCTGGCAGGCCGCCGTGCGCGAGCTGCTCGAAGAAACCGGGCAGTGGCCGCGTCGCCTCTGGTGCCTGCCTTCGATGAATGCGTTCTACGAATGGCGTCACGACCGGGTGAACCTCATCCCGGCCTTCGCCGCCGAGATCGCGGCAGACCCGGTGCTGGACGGAGAGCACGCGGCATTCCGGTGGCTGCCGGCGGTGAAAGCGGCGTCGCTGCTGGCCTGGCCCGAACAGCGCCGGCTCCTTCTGCTCGCCGGCCGGCTCCTCCGCGAAGGGGTCGCCCCCGAACTGGAAATTCCGGACGAAGCCCTCCGCACGGTGGGGACGTCCGGGCGGCGCGTGCCGTGA
- a CDS encoding PP2C family protein-serine/threonine phosphatase: MDDADPNGARLKALQHENARLRRAVEELSLLNDLAREIGSAHGIQAIMHTIIRRSLKAVRAEQGVITLVGAETDDPSRTLIRTSASSGEHPSYRAEGQLLGWMHLHRKPLLINDPAGDPRFRGTAWPPGIRSILCVPLLAQSHLVGVLTVYNKKGGARFDAEDQRLLTILAAQSAQIIENARLYEEEQHLQRLREEYRLAHEIQQYLLPDEPPELPGYDLAGLTRPATEVGGDYYDTIPMDAHRVALCVADVSGKGLPAAMLMANVQATLRSQSLQRRAPPREIIRNANRLLCRSIRKGTFVTLFFAVLDLRTHRLTYVNAGHNRPLLRTAGGRLTELGTGGIVLGFMPEFDFEEDTIPFGPGDTLLAYSDGITEAMNADREPFETEALAALLHRHAGEPARCQIEQYLAAADHHAGHAAQSDDMTLLVLRRRPHT, encoded by the coding sequence ATGGACGACGCCGATCCGAACGGGGCACGGTTGAAAGCCCTCCAGCACGAGAACGCCCGGCTCCGGCGGGCTGTCGAGGAGCTGTCGCTGCTGAACGACCTGGCCCGTGAGATCGGCAGTGCGCACGGCATCCAGGCCATCATGCACACGATCATCCGGCGCTCGTTGAAGGCGGTGCGGGCCGAGCAGGGCGTCATCACGCTCGTCGGGGCCGAGACGGACGACCCCAGCCGCACCCTCATCCGCACGTCCGCCTCTTCGGGCGAGCACCCTTCCTACCGGGCCGAGGGCCAGTTGCTCGGGTGGATGCACCTGCATCGCAAACCCCTGCTGATCAACGACCCGGCCGGCGACCCGCGGTTCCGGGGCACGGCCTGGCCGCCCGGCATCCGGTCGATCCTCTGCGTGCCGTTGCTGGCCCAGTCCCACCTCGTCGGCGTGCTCACGGTCTACAACAAGAAGGGCGGGGCCCGCTTCGACGCCGAGGACCAGCGGCTGCTGACCATCCTGGCCGCCCAGTCCGCCCAGATCATCGAGAACGCCCGCCTCTATGAAGAGGAGCAGCACCTCCAGCGGCTGCGCGAGGAATACCGCCTCGCCCACGAGATCCAGCAGTACCTGCTCCCGGACGAACCGCCGGAGTTGCCCGGCTACGACCTCGCCGGGCTGACGCGCCCGGCCACCGAGGTCGGCGGCGACTACTACGACACCATTCCCATGGACGCGCACCGCGTGGCCCTCTGCGTCGCCGACGTCTCGGGCAAGGGCCTGCCGGCCGCCATGCTGATGGCCAACGTGCAGGCCACGTTGCGCTCACAGAGCCTCCAGCGCCGGGCCCCGCCCCGCGAGATCATCCGGAACGCCAACCGGCTCCTGTGCCGCAGCATCCGGAAGGGCACCTTCGTGACGCTCTTCTTCGCCGTGCTCGACCTCCGCACGCACCGCCTCACCTACGTCAACGCCGGCCACAACCGCCCCCTGCTCCGCACCGCCGGCGGGCGCCTGACCGAACTCGGCACCGGGGGCATCGTGCTCGGCTTCATGCCCGAGTTCGACTTCGAGGAAGACACCATCCCTTTCGGTCCCGGCGACACGCTCCTGGCCTACTCGGACGGCATCACCGAGGCCATGAATGCGGACCGGGAACCCTTCGAGACGGAAGCCCTGGCCGCGCTCCTGCACCGCCACGCCGGCGAACCCGCCCGGTGCCAGATCGAACAGTACCTCGCCGCCGCCGACCATCACGCCGGGCATGCCGCCCAGTCCGACGACATGACCCTGCTCGTCCTCCGCCGCCGGCCCCATACATGA
- a CDS encoding STAS domain-containing protein: MSFSIDESYHAVVIHIKGKFLGALEETAFRQAIDDLKKKGKTRLVIDLSRADLLDSTAIGLLIGTLTTMRRAGGDVRLAGLQNRVKNLFLMTRLLGPVFDDYETVEDALRSFERQPEAPAET, encoded by the coding sequence ATGTCCTTCTCCATCGATGAATCCTATCACGCCGTCGTGATCCACATCAAAGGTAAGTTCCTCGGCGCGCTCGAAGAGACCGCTTTCCGCCAGGCGATCGACGACTTGAAGAAAAAGGGCAAGACCCGCCTGGTCATCGACCTCTCCAGGGCCGACCTGCTCGACTCGACGGCCATCGGGTTGCTCATCGGAACCCTGACCACCATGCGACGGGCCGGCGGCGACGTCCGCCTGGCCGGCCTCCAGAACCGGGTCAAGAACCTATTCCTCATGACGCGCCTCCTCGGCCCGGTCTTCGACGACTACGAGACGGTCGAAGATGCCCTGCGAAGCTTCGAGAGACAACCGGAGGCGCCGGCCGAGACCTGA
- a CDS encoding GNAT family N-acetyltransferase — protein sequence MTPETETAASSPKTLDIVVREAGPQDFRYAEAISQLIEEAARVRGTGIAKRAPEYIRAKMEEGKAIIALCGEELAGFCYIETWEHGKYVANSGLIVAPAFRKMGLAKRIKRRAFQLSRKKYPEAKLFGITTSLAVMKINTELGYRPVTFSELTQDEVFWQGCQSCPNYDILTRTKRQYCLCTGMLFDPNAPKLPENPGEDRDGEA from the coding sequence ATGACGCCCGAGACGGAGACCGCCGCTTCTTCCCCGAAGACCCTGGACATTGTCGTGCGCGAGGCCGGCCCGCAGGACTTTCGTTACGCCGAGGCCATCTCGCAGCTCATCGAGGAAGCCGCCCGGGTGCGGGGCACCGGCATCGCCAAGCGCGCACCGGAATACATCCGGGCCAAGATGGAAGAGGGGAAGGCCATCATCGCCCTGTGCGGGGAGGAACTGGCCGGCTTCTGCTACATCGAGACGTGGGAGCACGGCAAGTACGTGGCCAACTCCGGCCTCATCGTGGCCCCGGCATTCCGCAAGATGGGCCTGGCCAAGCGCATCAAACGGCGGGCCTTCCAGCTCTCCCGGAAAAAGTATCCCGAGGCCAAGCTCTTCGGCATCACCACGAGCCTGGCCGTCATGAAGATCAACACGGAACTGGGCTACCGCCCCGTCACCTTCTCGGAGTTGACCCAGGACGAGGTCTTCTGGCAGGGCTGCCAGAGCTGTCCCAATTACGACATCCTGACGCGGACGAAGCGGCAGTACTGCCTGTGCACCGGGATGCTCTTCGACCCGAATGCACCGAAGCTGCCGGAGAATCCGGGGGAGGACCGGGACGGGGAAGCCTGA
- a CDS encoding hybrid sensor histidine kinase/response regulator encodes MNARFAWIHRSGWGSWLVGIMLWGLAAGPVAAQQQYFRNYTGDDGLSQLGVQVALQDRAGYLWIGTQAGLNRFDGYAFEVFGIRQGLASDWINALLEDASGRLWIGTNNGLSVFVPPDTFHTYAEAAGLPDKQVHALAFDAGQVLWIGTGDGLARMVEGAFEHVREVPGGRITALQLDARGRLWVGTPEGLFYREGGRFHRHRRLARAPVHRLAEDAHGRLWVGIGEQVVVLEAGEPVSVYTEADGLVGLPVRALQPGRDGTMWIGTIRGLAAIEAGRVRFIGPENGLPFGGVSALLEDHEGRLWVGGYGGFAKFVGRAFVNYRQEDGLAADNVRPIVRGPEGDLWVGTQRGLNRFDGRRWHTYTEADGLSSAFVRSLLVDHRGTLWIGTLRGLSYRDRTGFHVAEDFPSTGSVMALAEDQQRRLWVGVQRDGVYRRDPGGFTRVEVPGQSFSDARILVDRAGNVWISGDHGLSRWDGQAWRTFTVADGLAANEPYFMAEDPRGRLWFGYHASYGITVYDPARNTFRTYTTDDGLFHDAVYSVGVDAEGNVWIGTARGVDRFDGKTFVNYGPREGYASNESNAGGFLADTDGTLWFGTANGLSHYFPRYDLGYGDPPRILIRWLTLGEERFSPEEAVHVPYHRRDLQARVAALSFVNEKKLHLRYRLAGYDDTWRPLAGRDIRFTNLPPGRYTLEVQGRKDGSAWSVPATASFEIARPYWQTWWFTSLAALVLGLVGWGFYKYRVYQVEANNRMLARLVEERTAALQAQKAHLETTLDELTRVKEDLERANRELVEASRLKSEFLANMSHEIRTPMNGVIGMAELLLQTPLTPDQQEYVASINRCGEALLTIINDILDLSKIEAGKLELERVAFDLQEVIEDSVEFLAPRAMAKGLELACYVQEEGTAVLGDPHRLRQVLTNLLGNAIKFTERGEVVVRAEVLSMNRRTVCWRIAVKDTGIGISPEGRARLFQSFSQVDGSTTRRYGGTGLGLAISRQLVEMMGGEIGVESEVGKGSTFAFTVRLRRQSEATEDGRTAGRLTGRRVLIVDDNATNRRILELQTKAWGMAPTLAASGPEALAILRAEAVEQHPFDLVILDHMMPEMNGLEVAARIKEDPRLAATRILLLTSYLDTEHQATARRIGIEATMNKPARQSYLFKKLVALVEGPDPEEMAPRGQVPATDKAPTPSRAEKGRILVVEDNVVNQKVAVHHLNRLGYRADVASHGREALTALARADYDLILMDIQMPEMDGFEATAHIREREPAGTRIPIVAMTANAMEGERQRCLESGMDDYIAKPFKQKELAQVLAHWIGQPAGVVPPDGTGRNPAGAPRRDAGTPEA; translated from the coding sequence ATGAACGCGCGATTCGCATGGATCCATCGGAGCGGGTGGGGAAGCTGGCTGGTGGGGATCATGCTCTGGGGGCTGGCTGCCGGTCCGGTGGCAGCGCAGCAGCAGTATTTCCGGAATTATACGGGGGACGACGGGCTGTCCCAGCTGGGCGTGCAGGTGGCCCTGCAGGACAGGGCGGGGTATCTCTGGATCGGCACGCAGGCGGGGCTGAACCGCTTCGACGGGTATGCCTTTGAGGTTTTCGGCATCCGGCAGGGGCTGGCCAGCGACTGGATCAATGCCCTGCTGGAGGATGCATCCGGGCGGTTGTGGATCGGTACGAACAACGGGCTGAGCGTTTTCGTGCCGCCGGATACGTTTCACACCTATGCGGAGGCGGCCGGTCTGCCGGACAAGCAGGTGCACGCGCTGGCCTTCGACGCCGGGCAGGTCCTCTGGATCGGCACGGGCGACGGGCTGGCCCGCATGGTGGAGGGCGCGTTTGAGCACGTCCGGGAGGTGCCCGGCGGGCGCATCACGGCCCTGCAGCTCGATGCGCGGGGCCGGCTCTGGGTCGGCACGCCCGAGGGACTGTTCTACCGGGAGGGCGGGCGTTTTCACCGGCACCGGCGCCTGGCCCGGGCGCCGGTGCACCGGCTGGCCGAGGACGCACACGGGCGGCTCTGGGTCGGGATCGGTGAGCAGGTGGTGGTGCTCGAGGCGGGCGAGCCGGTGAGTGTCTATACCGAGGCGGACGGGCTGGTCGGGCTGCCGGTGCGGGCACTGCAGCCGGGCCGGGACGGCACGATGTGGATCGGGACGATCCGCGGCCTGGCCGCCATCGAGGCGGGCCGGGTGCGGTTTATCGGGCCGGAGAACGGGCTGCCGTTCGGCGGGGTCAGCGCGCTCCTGGAAGACCACGAGGGCCGCCTCTGGGTGGGCGGATACGGCGGCTTCGCCAAGTTCGTCGGGCGCGCTTTCGTCAACTACCGGCAGGAGGACGGCCTGGCGGCCGACAACGTCCGGCCCATCGTCCGGGGGCCCGAGGGCGACCTGTGGGTCGGCACGCAGCGGGGGCTCAACCGCTTCGACGGCCGGCGCTGGCACACCTACACCGAGGCCGACGGGCTCAGCAGCGCCTTCGTGCGTTCCCTCCTCGTCGATCACCGGGGCACGCTCTGGATCGGGACCCTGCGCGGGTTGAGCTACCGGGATCGGACCGGCTTCCATGTCGCCGAAGACTTCCCGTCCACCGGCAGTGTGATGGCGCTTGCCGAAGACCAGCAACGGCGGCTCTGGGTGGGGGTGCAGCGGGACGGGGTCTACCGCCGCGACCCGGGTGGCTTCACCCGCGTCGAGGTGCCCGGGCAGTCCTTCTCCGACGCCCGTATCCTGGTCGACCGCGCGGGCAACGTCTGGATCTCCGGGGACCACGGCCTCTCCCGCTGGGACGGGCAGGCCTGGCGGACGTTCACCGTGGCCGACGGGCTCGCCGCCAACGAACCCTACTTCATGGCCGAAGACCCGCGGGGACGCCTCTGGTTCGGCTATCACGCCTCCTACGGCATCACGGTCTACGATCCCGCCCGTAACACCTTCCGGACCTACACGACCGACGACGGGCTCTTTCACGACGCCGTCTATTCCGTCGGCGTCGATGCCGAGGGCAACGTCTGGATCGGCACGGCCCGCGGCGTAGATCGCTTCGACGGCAAGACGTTCGTCAACTACGGCCCACGTGAAGGGTACGCCAGCAACGAATCGAACGCCGGCGGTTTCCTGGCCGACACCGACGGCACGCTCTGGTTCGGAACGGCCAACGGACTCAGCCACTATTTCCCCCGGTACGACCTGGGCTACGGGGACCCACCGCGCATCCTGATCCGCTGGCTGACGCTGGGCGAGGAGCGGTTCTCGCCGGAGGAGGCGGTGCACGTTCCCTACCACCGGCGGGATCTCCAGGCCCGGGTGGCGGCGCTGTCATTCGTCAACGAGAAAAAGTTGCACCTGCGCTATCGCCTGGCCGGCTACGACGACACCTGGCGGCCGCTGGCCGGCCGGGACATCCGGTTCACGAACCTGCCGCCGGGCCGTTACACGCTGGAGGTGCAGGGACGCAAGGATGGCTCGGCCTGGTCCGTCCCGGCGACGGCCTCGTTCGAGATCGCCCGCCCCTACTGGCAGACGTGGTGGTTCACGTCGCTCGCTGCGCTGGTGCTGGGGCTGGTGGGATGGGGGTTCTACAAGTACCGGGTCTACCAGGTGGAGGCGAACAACCGGATGCTGGCCCGGCTCGTCGAGGAACGCACCGCCGCCCTGCAGGCCCAGAAGGCCCACCTGGAGACCACGCTCGACGAGCTCACCCGCGTCAAGGAAGACCTGGAGCGGGCCAACCGGGAACTCGTCGAAGCCAGCCGGCTCAAGAGCGAGTTCTTGGCCAACATGAGCCACGAGATCCGCACCCCCATGAACGGCGTCATCGGCATGGCGGAACTGCTCCTGCAGACGCCGCTCACGCCGGATCAGCAGGAGTACGTGGCCTCGATCAACCGCTGCGGCGAGGCGCTGCTGACGATCATCAACGACATCCTGGACCTGTCCAAGATCGAGGCGGGCAAGCTGGAGCTGGAGCGGGTCGCCTTCGACCTCCAGGAGGTCATCGAAGACAGCGTCGAGTTCCTGGCGCCCCGGGCGATGGCCAAGGGGCTCGAACTGGCCTGCTACGTGCAGGAGGAGGGCACGGCCGTCCTGGGCGATCCGCACCGTCTCCGCCAGGTGCTGACCAACCTGCTCGGCAATGCCATCAAGTTTACGGAGCGGGGAGAGGTGGTGGTCCGGGCCGAGGTGCTGTCGATGAACCGGCGCACCGTGTGCTGGCGCATTGCCGTGAAGGATACCGGGATCGGCATCTCGCCGGAAGGCCGTGCCCGCCTCTTCCAGTCGTTCTCGCAGGTGGACGGCTCGACCACCCGCCGCTACGGCGGTACGGGCCTGGGGCTGGCCATCTCCAGGCAACTCGTCGAGATGATGGGCGGCGAGATCGGGGTCGAGAGCGAGGTGGGGAAAGGATCCACCTTTGCCTTCACCGTGCGGTTGCGCCGACAGTCCGAGGCGACGGAAGACGGGCGCACGGCGGGCCGGCTCACCGGCCGGCGCGTCCTGATCGTGGACGACAATGCCACCAACCGCCGCATCCTGGAGCTGCAGACGAAAGCCTGGGGCATGGCGCCCACGCTGGCTGCGAGCGGCCCGGAGGCCCTGGCGATCCTGCGGGCCGAGGCGGTGGAGCAACACCCCTTCGACCTCGTCATCCTCGACCACATGATGCCCGAGATGAACGGGCTCGAAGTGGCGGCACGCATCAAGGAGGATCCGCGCCTGGCGGCCACGCGGATCCTGCTCCTGACCTCGTACCTGGATACCGAACACCAGGCTACCGCCCGCCGCATCGGCATCGAGGCCACGATGAACAAGCCGGCCCGGCAGTCCTACCTGTTCAAAAAGCTCGTGGCTCTGGTGGAGGGACCGGACCCGGAGGAAATGGCGCCCCGGGGACAGGTGCCGGCGACCGACAAGGCACCCACCCCCTCCCGGGCGGAAAAAGGGCGCATCCTGGTGGTCGAAGACAACGTGGTCAATCAGAAAGTGGCCGTCCACCACCTGAACCGCCTCGGCTACCGGGCCGACGTGGCCTCCCATGGCCGGGAAGCCCTCACCGCACTCGCCCGTGCCGACTACGACCTCATCCTGATGGATATCCAGATGCCGGAGATGGACGGCTTCGAGGCAACGGCCCATATTCGCGAGCGCGAACCCGCCGGGACCCGGATCCCCATCGTCGCCATGACGGCCAACGCCATGGAAGGCGAACGCCAGCGCTGCCTCGAAAGCGGGATGGATGACTACATCGCCAAGCCGTTCAAACAGAAGGAGCTGGCCCAGGTGCTCGCACACTGGATCGGGCAGCCGGCCGGGGTCGTGCCGCCGGACGGCACGGGCCGGAACCCTGCCGGTGCGCCCCGCCGCGACGCCGGCACGCCGGAGGCATGA
- a CDS encoding serine hydrolase domain-containing protein: MTRTTLSPEAGTLPPGFAAAWRQLAGEHARALRAAGIVGGGLALVRGETILAATHYGLADRATRRPTDLHTIYHWASVTKTFTGMAVMQLRDRGRLHLDDPVVRYLPELRAVHDPFGSLETVTLRHLMTHSAGFRGPTWPWGGDQPWHPHEPATWSQLVAMFPYTTLHFAPGTKTSYSNLGIVFLGRIIEILTGDDYEVYIDKNLLRPLGMYASYFDHTPYHLLPHRSNNYEYIDGTLRENGLDFDTGITVSNGGLNASLADMARYVGFLLGATARQDVYEGVLRRSSLEEMWRPHYEHGRFGPYRESVGLTFFLMEKEGMRVIGHTGDQKGFRALLYVDPARQVGVLGTFNTETPRTKAVLFALREALFDRILPLFEPG; the protein is encoded by the coding sequence ATGACCCGGACAACCCTTTCTCCCGAGGCCGGGACCCTGCCGCCCGGCTTTGCGGCAGCCTGGCGGCAGCTTGCCGGCGAGCACGCCCGGGCACTCCGTGCCGCCGGGATCGTAGGCGGCGGCCTTGCACTGGTGCGAGGAGAAACGATCCTGGCCGCGACGCACTACGGCCTGGCCGACCGCGCCACCCGCCGCCCGACGGACCTCCACACGATCTACCACTGGGCTTCCGTCACCAAGACGTTCACCGGCATGGCCGTCATGCAACTCCGGGACCGCGGGCGGCTGCACCTCGACGACCCCGTCGTCCGCTATCTCCCCGAACTCCGCGCCGTGCACGACCCCTTCGGCAGCCTGGAAACCGTCACGCTGCGGCACCTCATGACCCACAGCGCCGGCTTCCGCGGCCCCACCTGGCCCTGGGGCGGCGACCAGCCCTGGCACCCGCATGAACCGGCCACGTGGTCCCAGCTCGTAGCCATGTTTCCCTACACCACGCTGCACTTCGCCCCGGGCACGAAAACATCCTACTCCAACCTCGGGATTGTCTTCCTCGGCCGCATCATCGAAATCCTGACGGGCGACGACTACGAAGTGTACATCGACAAAAACCTCCTCAGGCCGCTGGGCATGTACGCGAGCTACTTCGACCACACGCCCTACCACCTGCTTCCCCACCGCTCGAACAACTACGAATACATCGACGGCACTCTCCGCGAAAACGGGCTCGACTTCGACACGGGCATCACGGTTTCCAACGGCGGGCTGAACGCGTCGCTGGCGGACATGGCCCGGTACGTGGGGTTCCTCCTGGGGGCCACCGCACGGCAGGACGTCTACGAGGGGGTGCTCCGGCGAAGCTCTCTCGAAGAGATGTGGCGGCCCCACTACGAACACGGCCGGTTCGGCCCGTACCGCGAGTCCGTGGGGCTCACCTTCTTCCTCATGGAAAAGGAGGGGATGCGGGTGATCGGGCACACCGGCGACCAGAAGGGGTTCCGCGCCCTGCTCTACGTGGACCCGGCCCGGCAGGTGGGCGTCCTGGGCACGTTCAACACGGAGACGCCGCGCACCAAAGCCGTGCTGTTCGCGCTGCGGGAAGCCCTCTTCGACCGCATCCTGCCGCTGTTCGAGCCCGGTTGA
- a CDS encoding AI-2E family transporter: MDDASAQKPARSSAGASPLSASEVALLAGGLALFLVLLYLMRDFLNPLIVAAAFGILLWPLRAHRAARALLLTGGFLLVFWLVDELSVILLPFAVAYLLAYLCNPAVDFMHARLRTPRWVSALVMTALVVGVVALFVLMLVPSIVGQLEVLATRILGNVGNLRAWLLNLALLDQLEAAGLVDKGELIRQFTQVIQEQATALASGIPNAAKEVVQSLSSVIGLVTIIALIPVLFFYTLKDYPLITARLIELFPTFGGRRDYLLKAGSVVGNYLRGQITISAIVATMVSLALLLFGVPFALLIGLLAGLLNMIPNLGIIITYFIGGLIALAFGGVVDLVIVVAVLLGESFLEQSVLTPNILGQRVGLHPVLILLALFVFGFFMGILGLLIAVPATALIVAAYQAYREELTIDLAAYGDYVRGARSKGGLPAEDGIETSAPPVQPTEAGTPETPPET, encoded by the coding sequence ATGGACGACGCTTCCGCTCAAAAGCCGGCCCGTTCCTCTGCCGGTGCCTCCCCGCTGTCCGCTTCGGAGGTTGCGCTGCTGGCCGGGGGGCTGGCGCTTTTCCTGGTGCTGCTCTATCTGATGCGGGACTTCCTCAACCCGCTGATCGTCGCCGCGGCGTTCGGGATCCTGCTCTGGCCCCTGCGGGCGCATCGCGCGGCCCGGGCGCTCCTGCTCACCGGTGGTTTCCTGCTGGTGTTCTGGCTCGTGGATGAGCTGAGCGTCATCCTGTTGCCGTTCGCCGTGGCCTACCTGCTGGCCTATCTGTGCAACCCGGCCGTCGACTTCATGCACGCGCGGCTGCGGACTCCCCGGTGGGTATCGGCGCTGGTGATGACGGCGCTGGTGGTGGGGGTCGTGGCGCTCTTTGTGCTCATGCTCGTGCCCAGCATCGTCGGCCAGCTCGAAGTGCTGGCCACGCGCATCCTCGGCAATGTGGGCAACCTGCGTGCGTGGTTGCTCAACCTGGCCCTGCTCGATCAGCTGGAGGCCGCCGGCCTGGTCGACAAAGGCGAGTTGATCCGCCAGTTCACGCAGGTCATTCAGGAACAGGCCACGGCGCTGGCGAGCGGGATCCCCAACGCGGCCAAGGAGGTCGTGCAGTCGCTCAGCTCGGTGATCGGGCTCGTGACCATCATCGCCCTCATCCCCGTGCTGTTCTTCTATACCCTCAAGGATTATCCCCTCATCACGGCCCGGCTGATCGAGCTGTTTCCCACTTTCGGCGGGCGACGGGACTACCTGCTGAAGGCGGGCAGCGTGGTGGGGAACTACCTGCGGGGGCAGATTACCATCAGCGCCATCGTCGCCACCATGGTGTCGCTGGCCCTGCTGCTCTTCGGTGTGCCGTTCGCGTTGCTGATCGGACTACTGGCCGGGCTGCTGAACATGATTCCCAACCTGGGGATCATCATCACTTACTTCATCGGCGGCCTCATTGCACTGGCCTTCGGGGGGGTCGTCGATCTGGTGATCGTAGTGGCGGTGCTGCTGGGCGAGTCGTTTCTGGAGCAGAGTGTGCTTACGCCCAACATCCTGGGGCAGCGGGTGGGCCTGCATCCGGTGCTTATCCTGCTGGCGCTGTTCGTCTTCGGCTTCTTCATGGGAATCCTCGGCCTGCTCATCGCCGTGCCCGCCACAGCCCTGATCGTGGCGGCCTATCAGGCCTACCGGGAAGAATTGACCATCGACCTGGCAGCCTACGGGGATTATGTGCGGGGCGCCCGGTCGAAAGGCGGCTTGCCGGCGGAGGATGGGATTGAAACGTCCGCCCCGCCCGTGCAACCCACCGAAGCCGGCACACCGGAGACGCCGCCGGAGACCTGA
- a CDS encoding MlaD family protein, with product MSRQARVGLLVLAGALLFMLALFALANRTFLFSDTFYVRAQFTRVAGLVAGASVQYQGVNVGRVESVQLPEAPGEKIVVTMAISEKARHLVRKNTQAQIKSDGLVGNQIVVLVPSPVVGEPAGEGDYIPGVDPFDLFEITDKALASVQRFEQAALAFEQIMRDVQAGEGSLGKFIYDPSLYDAFVATTDETRRVLNNLADNAEALVGLAGEATRGVQEILDKVDRGEGTLARMLNDPAVYNSLLATADSLQAIAGDLRVVMHNAENMTNWGALGAFRFAELMEAGKHNWLFKRYFEERGHMELAPFEVRERALAETYKKLQEKERALFEWEQRLRALAAELEAAAGTNGKSTSNE from the coding sequence ATGTCACGTCAGGCACGGGTGGGGTTGCTGGTGCTGGCAGGTGCCCTGCTGTTCATGCTCGCGCTCTTTGCGCTGGCCAACCGCACGTTTCTCTTCAGCGATACCTTCTACGTGCGGGCCCAGTTTACGCGCGTGGCCGGGCTGGTGGCGGGGGCCTCGGTGCAGTACCAGGGGGTCAACGTCGGGCGTGTCGAAAGCGTGCAGTTGCCGGAAGCGCCCGGGGAGAAGATCGTCGTCACGATGGCCATCTCGGAAAAGGCGCGGCACCTGGTGCGGAAGAACACCCAGGCGCAGATCAAGAGCGACGGGCTCGTGGGCAATCAGATCGTGGTGCTGGTGCCGTCGCCCGTGGTGGGCGAGCCGGCCGGCGAGGGCGACTATATTCCCGGCGTCGATCCGTTCGACCTGTTCGAAATCACAGACAAGGCCCTGGCCTCGGTGCAGCGCTTCGAACAGGCGGCGCTCGCCTTCGAGCAGATCATGCGGGACGTGCAGGCCGGCGAAGGATCGCTGGGCAAGTTCATCTACGACCCTTCCCTCTATGATGCCTTCGTCGCCACCACCGACGAGACGCGCCGGGTGCTGAACAACCTGGCGGACAACGCCGAGGCCCTCGTGGGACTGGCCGGCGAGGCCACCCGGGGGGTGCAGGAGATCCTCGACAAGGTGGACCGGGGCGAGGGCACCCTGGCCCGCATGCTCAACGACCCGGCCGTCTACAACAGCCTGCTGGCCACGGCCGACTCGCTGCAGGCCATCGCCGGCGACCTGCGGGTGGTCATGCACAACGCGGAAAACATGACCAACTGGGGTGCGCTGGGCGCGTTCCGGTTCGCCGAGCTGATGGAGGCCGGCAAGCACAACTGGCTCTTCAAACGGTATTTCGAGGAACGGGGACACATGGAACTGGCCCCCTTCGAAGTGCGCGAGCGGGCCCTGGCCGAGACGTACAAGAAGTTGCAGGAGAAAGAGCGTGCGCTCTTCGAATGGGAACAGCGCCTGCGGGCCCTCGCCGCCGAGCTGGAAGCAGCCGCCGGAACGAACGGAAAGTCCACGTCGAACGAATAG